The Candidatus Eremiobacteraceae bacterium genome segment CCGGCCTCGATCACGTAGCAGAGTCGGGTTTGGCGGCCGGAGCGATCCGGCCGCTCAACGACGAGAAGTCGCTTGCGACGCCCGCGTGCGTATGCCGCTGCCGGTAGGTGCGCGCCTTCGTGCGGTTGCCGCACACGCTCATGGAGCACCACGTTCCCGAGCGGTTCTTGGTCTCGTCGTAGAACGCCCATAGACACGTCTCGGCGGGGCATGCTTTGAGACGCGCCCACGTTCCATTGGCCATGGCGTCGAACGCGACGGCGATGATGCTGCCGAGCGCTCCGTCCACGCCCGGCGCGCGCGGCTCGAGGCCGGCGCCGCCGTCCGCTCTGAAACTGACCGCCAGCTGCGCGCAACGCGCGGCCCGGTTCAGCGTGTCCAGCGCGCTGGGATCGGTTTGATATCCGTTATTCGCGAGTGTGAGGTTGCGCAACGCCTCGCGCACGCCGACAGCGGCGGCGAGGTCGGTTTGCGTGACGGGCGTCGCGGCGTCAATGAGCCCAACGGTCGTCAGCCAATCGCGCAG includes the following:
- a CDS encoding CGNR zinc finger domain-containing protein — protein: MTLPARNLGSKPAPPELALAQAFINTADHEKGTDEIDTPQGLRDWLTTVGLIDAATPVTQTDLAAAVGVREALRNLTLANNGYQTDPSALDTLNRAARCAQLAVSFRADGGAGLEPRAPGVDGALGSIIAVAFDAMANGTWARLKACPAETCLWAFYDETKNRSGTWCSMSVCGNRTKARTYRQRHTHAGVASDFSSLSGRIAPAAKPDSAT